One genomic segment of Methylocystis sp. SC2 includes these proteins:
- a CDS encoding IS110 family transposase produces MKKFIRIGIDLGKRYFQVHALVSEDGRAVTRKLRRDGFLAFFAEAGPCLIGMEACGSAHYWGRELRAMGHDVRLIPPIYVKPYVKRGKNDAVDAAAVCEAVSRPDMRFVPIKSAENQASLMLHKTRELLVKQRTMSVNALRGHLAEFGVVAAKGVGHAGELLEKAKNDATLPEIAKATVKIFVQQLEAISAAIVALDKEIANVHAQSEISKLLAGVPGVGKIVATAIVASVPDPSVFKSARDFAAWLGLTPRQNSSGGKEKLGAITKQGNRYLRKLLTLGATSLLRVAGKRNGVLRDWLVALLARKPARLVSLALANKLARIIWAMMTTGEAFRTQIMARAGKPSMA; encoded by the coding sequence ATGAAGAAGTTTATCAGAATCGGGATTGATTTGGGCAAGCGGTATTTTCAAGTTCACGCGCTGGTGAGCGAGGATGGGCGGGCCGTCACGCGCAAGCTGCGGCGGGATGGTTTTCTTGCTTTTTTCGCCGAGGCGGGGCCCTGCCTGATCGGCATGGAAGCCTGCGGCTCGGCGCATTATTGGGGACGCGAACTGCGCGCCATGGGCCATGACGTGCGCCTGATCCCGCCGATTTACGTCAAGCCCTATGTCAAGCGCGGCAAGAACGACGCGGTCGACGCCGCGGCGGTGTGCGAGGCCGTGTCGCGGCCAGACATGCGCTTCGTGCCGATCAAAAGCGCCGAGAACCAGGCGAGCTTGATGCTGCACAAGACGCGCGAGCTTCTGGTCAAGCAGCGCACCATGAGCGTCAATGCGCTGCGCGGACATCTCGCGGAGTTTGGCGTCGTCGCCGCCAAGGGCGTCGGCCATGCGGGCGAACTGCTGGAAAAAGCCAAGAATGACGCGACGCTTCCAGAAATCGCCAAGGCGACCGTAAAGATTTTCGTCCAGCAGCTGGAGGCGATCAGCGCCGCGATCGTCGCGCTCGATAAAGAGATCGCCAACGTCCATGCGCAAAGCGAGATCAGCAAATTGCTCGCCGGCGTCCCCGGCGTCGGCAAGATCGTCGCCACGGCGATCGTCGCCAGCGTCCCGGACCCCAGCGTCTTCAAATCCGCGCGCGACTTTGCCGCCTGGCTCGGCCTCACGCCCAGGCAAAACTCCAGCGGCGGCAAGGAAAAGCTCGGCGCCATCACCAAGCAGGGCAACCGCTATCTGCGCAAGCTGCTGACGCTCGGCGCGACCTCGCTGTTGCGCGTGGCCGGCAAACGCAACGGCGTTCTGCGCGATTGGCTCGTCGCCCTCCTGGCCAGGAAGCCGGCGCGGCTCGTGAGCCTCGCGCTCGCCAACAAGCTGGCGCGGATCATCTGGGCCATGATGACGACCGGCGAGGCCTTCCGAACCCAGATCATGGCGCGCGCAGGGAAGCCCTCGATGGCGTAA
- a CDS encoding cell wall hydrolase, whose amino-acid sequence MRRQSRTRFVRRGVAPWVFSVTAPWALGVGVLVSFTAAAGQDPVADWRVSPLAARAPGALTLGFSEAASGDYGFYGETRAQIQQARLVVGGPEEDDAVRDEREPHVDLKPDVKHFPQVDRRHKGDPVVAMRPGFETRRPQPANLGLSESPPLSFGLDGKSTRPTATPLAPRGKTPGDDALEEADAGAAPEPATTQKSMAAASPAQSSSISTPTGADALRDLAREARTERALHGATPQTPRAVALGSSTPAQPDAVPIEVSSFPGATLALSTPGKALSASRPDYAASIDPEKLGREARCLAEAVYFEARSEPEAGQAAVAQVVLNRVQSGLYPSSVCGVVYQNRRHYRGCQFSFACEGKSLRITEGDAWEQAVRVAKEVMVGRTYISDVGRSTHYHANYVHPRWARALRKMDVIGRHIFYRLKPGQT is encoded by the coding sequence ATGCGTCGTCAGTCGAGAACGCGTTTCGTGCGCAGAGGGGTTGCGCCCTGGGTCTTCAGCGTAACGGCGCCATGGGCGCTCGGCGTCGGCGTCTTGGTCTCCTTCACCGCGGCCGCCGGGCAGGACCCCGTCGCCGATTGGCGCGTTTCTCCGCTCGCGGCGCGCGCGCCAGGGGCGCTGACGCTCGGCTTCAGCGAGGCGGCGAGCGGCGACTACGGGTTCTATGGCGAGACGCGCGCCCAAATTCAGCAGGCGCGCCTTGTGGTTGGCGGCCCGGAGGAGGATGACGCCGTTCGTGACGAGCGCGAGCCGCATGTCGACCTCAAGCCCGATGTGAAGCATTTTCCCCAGGTCGATCGGCGGCATAAGGGCGACCCGGTGGTCGCCATGCGGCCCGGTTTCGAGACGCGCCGGCCGCAGCCGGCGAATCTGGGGCTGAGCGAGTCGCCGCCGCTCTCCTTCGGACTCGACGGCAAGTCGACGCGGCCGACGGCGACGCCGCTTGCGCCGCGCGGCAAAACCCCGGGCGACGACGCGCTCGAAGAGGCGGACGCGGGCGCCGCGCCGGAGCCGGCGACGACGCAAAAGTCAATGGCGGCCGCCTCGCCGGCGCAGAGTTCGTCGATCTCGACGCCGACCGGCGCCGACGCGCTCCGCGACCTCGCGCGGGAGGCGCGGACCGAACGCGCCCTTCATGGCGCGACCCCGCAGACGCCGCGCGCCGTCGCGCTGGGGTCGTCGACGCCGGCGCAGCCGGACGCCGTGCCCATCGAAGTGTCGTCCTTCCCCGGCGCGACGCTGGCGCTGTCGACGCCCGGCAAGGCGTTGAGCGCGTCACGTCCGGATTACGCCGCTTCGATCGATCCGGAAAAGCTTGGCCGCGAGGCCCGCTGCCTGGCGGAAGCGGTCTATTTCGAGGCCCGCAGCGAGCCCGAGGCGGGGCAGGCCGCGGTCGCGCAGGTCGTGCTCAACCGCGTCCAGAGCGGCCTCTATCCGTCGAGCGTCTGCGGCGTCGTCTATCAGAACCGGCGCCATTATCGCGGCTGCCAGTTTTCCTTCGCCTGCGAGGGCAAATCGCTCCGCATCACCGAAGGCGACGCCTGGGAACAGGCGGTGCGCGTCGCCAAGGAGGTCATGGTTGGTCGAACCTACATCTCCGACGTCGGCCGTTCGACGCATTATCACGCCAATTACGTCCATCCGCGCTGGGCGCGCGCGCTCCGAAAGATGGACGTCATCGGCAGGCATATTTTCTACCGGCTGAAACCGGGGCAGACGTGA
- a CDS encoding secondary thiamine-phosphate synthase enzyme YjbQ, translating into MRQTSRILRIDTSGRGFYEFTEAVRDFARGARMTQGLATAFCRHTSASLLIQENADPTVLRDLEAVFARLAPEGADYAHDTEGADDMPAHIRAALTQTQLSIPLIGGALALGTWQGVFLFEHRRRPHRREVALHLIGE; encoded by the coding sequence ATGCGACAAACGAGCCGAATTCTGCGGATCGATACATCCGGGCGCGGTTTTTACGAATTCACCGAGGCCGTCCGCGACTTTGCCCGCGGCGCGCGCATGACGCAGGGGCTGGCGACGGCGTTCTGTCGCCACACCTCCGCGTCGCTGCTCATTCAGGAGAACGCCGATCCCACCGTGCTGCGCGATCTCGAAGCCGTCTTCGCGCGGCTCGCGCCCGAAGGCGCGGATTACGCCCATGATACGGAAGGCGCCGACGACATGCCCGCGCATATTCGCGCCGCGCTCACCCAGACGCAGCTCTCGATCCCCCTCATTGGCGGCGCGCTGGCGCTTGGAACTTGGCAGGGCGTCTTTCTATTCGAGCATCGCCGGCGGCCGCACCGGCGCGAGGTCGCGCTGCATCTGATCGGCGAATGA
- a CDS encoding Crp/Fnr family transcriptional regulator, with protein sequence MSELIDTLMSWAASDTGKTVGGAALTALAWAEASTVVGAAYMKRMIPLRITAMLGNVLGVTLGLIIASPPTIAKHAINLPLNFTRMREMRKLIASVREANGSDLNIEWLKPFMHPRTLRRGEAVFKKGDAADEAFVVVEGRVEIVERDAILSPGAIFGEMALFTTNGKRTATARCVDDVSLLVITYEQFEQLYFQNPEFGLYLVRLIVRRFEMNHREEELESA encoded by the coding sequence ATGTCCGAACTGATTGATACGCTAATGAGTTGGGCCGCGTCGGATACGGGAAAGACGGTCGGCGGGGCGGCGCTGACGGCGCTCGCCTGGGCCGAAGCGTCGACCGTCGTCGGCGCCGCTTACATGAAGCGGATGATCCCGCTGCGCATCACGGCGATGCTCGGCAATGTGCTCGGCGTGACCTTGGGGCTCATCATCGCCAGCCCGCCGACGATCGCCAAACATGCGATCAACCTGCCGCTGAACTTCACCCGCATGCGCGAAATGCGCAAGCTTATCGCCAGCGTGCGCGAAGCCAACGGCAGCGACCTGAACATCGAATGGCTGAAGCCCTTCATGCATCCGCGCACCCTGCGACGCGGCGAAGCGGTCTTCAAGAAGGGCGACGCCGCCGACGAGGCCTTCGTCGTCGTCGAAGGACGCGTCGAAATCGTCGAACGCGACGCGATTCTCTCGCCGGGCGCCATTTTCGGCGAGATGGCGCTGTTTACGACCAACGGCAAACGCACCGCGACGGCGCGCTGCGTCGACGACGTCAGCCTGCTCGTCATCACCTATGAGCAGTTCGAACAGCTCTATTTTCAAAACCCCGAATTCGGCCTGTATCTCGTGCGGCTGATCGTGCGCCGCTTCGAGATGAATCATCGCGAGGAAGAGCTGGAGAGCGCGTAA